The proteins below are encoded in one region of Brachyspira intermedia PWS/A:
- a CDS encoding aldo/keto reductase, with protein MDYTLLKSDNRIPNFGIGTWGLGENEDKKEKEIRSIVFALNNGVRLIDTAEMYGNGMAEILIYEALKHTDIKREELFIISKVYPHNAGRGKIFDSLKASLKRLGLDYLDMYLLHWRGRVPLKETVECMEEAKKEGLIRDWGVSNFDIDDMKELESLKYGDKCVLNQVLYHLDSRGVEFDLDPYMKDRNIALMAYSPLGRAGELGRNIFKNSTILQIAEKYNASAAQIVLAFISKVSGYIPIPKSASRKHLSENIESCNIILTDEDVYMINKEFPKPYKKMPLDIV; from the coding sequence ATGGATTATACATTATTAAAATCAGATAATAGAATCCCCAATTTTGGAATAGGAACTTGGGGATTAGGTGAAAATGAAGATAAAAAAGAAAAAGAAATAAGATCTATAGTATTTGCTTTGAATAATGGTGTAAGATTAATAGATACTGCTGAAATGTATGGAAATGGTATGGCTGAAATATTGATATATGAGGCATTAAAGCATACAGATATTAAAAGGGAGGAGCTTTTTATAATCTCCAAGGTATATCCTCATAATGCTGGAAGAGGTAAAATATTTGATAGTTTAAAAGCATCATTAAAACGTTTAGGGTTAGATTATTTAGATATGTATTTGCTTCATTGGAGGGGCAGGGTACCTTTAAAAGAAACTGTTGAATGTATGGAAGAAGCCAAAAAAGAAGGACTTATAAGAGATTGGGGTGTTTCCAATTTTGATATTGATGATATGAAAGAACTTGAATCATTAAAATACGGTGATAAATGCGTACTTAATCAGGTATTATATCACTTAGATTCAAGAGGTGTTGAATTTGATTTAGATCCATATATGAAAGATAGAAATATAGCTTTGATGGCATATTCGCCTTTAGGAAGGGCAGGGGAACTCGGTAGAAATATTTTTAAAAATAGCACTATTCTTCAAATAGCTGAAAAATATAATGCATCTGCTGCTCAAATAGTATTGGCATTTATTAGTAAGGTTTCCGGATATATTCCTATTCCTAAAAGTGCAAGCAGAAAACATCTTTCTGAAAATATTGAAAGCTGTAATATCATACTTACTGATGAAGATGTATATATGATAAACAAGGAATTTCCAAAGCCTTATAAAAAGATGCCTTTGGATATCGTATAA
- a CDS encoding glycosyltransferase — protein sequence MKNANCTLMWSLMAFARYEAFELLDNYNKVLYLYTDILIQKDIIELLNINKDISVSYESINLRENVENKILSEKFNSDKYNLDAKVFNSGVLLINDSIKKRKEIKEWCYKMTEKWLMADQPIFNLMVQEFNLEVNDFSDKYNRYYLSNNADNEDAYILHTAWEKNFGMESIIMNGMKIIKNG from the coding sequence ATGTGGAGTCTAATGGCTTTTGCAAGATACGAAGCTTTTGAATTATTAGATAATTATAATAAAGTTTTATATTTATATACTGATATATTAATACAAAAAGATATAATAGAACTTTTAAATATAAATAAAGATATATCCGTATCTTATGAAAGCATAAATTTAAGAGAAAATGTAGAAAATAAGATTTTATCAGAAAAATTCAATTCTGACAAATATAATTTAGATGCAAAAGTATTTAATTCTGGAGTACTTTTAATAAATGATTCTATAAAAAAAAGAAAAGAAATAAAAGAATGGTGTTATAAAATGACAGAAAAATGGTTAATGGCAGATCAACCAATATTCAATTTAATGGTACAAGAATTTAATTTAGAAGTTAATGATTTTTCTGATAAATATAATAGATACTACTTATCAAATAATGCTGATAATGAAGATGCTTATATATTACATACTGCCTGGGAAAAAAATTTTGGAATGGAATCAATAATAATGAATGGAATGAAAATAATAAAAAATGGATAG